The Treponema primitia ZAS-1 genome window below encodes:
- a CDS encoding LacI family DNA-binding transcriptional regulator — translation MKPMTIADIAREAGVSKATVSRVLSKSSLVHERTRKKVSSIIDKYGYTPNILAQGLAGMPTKTIGVVVDEFPNNFYIDLADGIDSVISVNDYFFQVMSSHWIPERELQGVRSLINNRVDGILITPAASDSATVEALKKSGIPFVLMNCRSDDPEVSYVSCDNYKGGALMAEHINSLDHEQIILVSVFDHESVRDRIKGFDDHLRAGAVRTTRYSDAKTYQDGYVLAAQIAESDSIKTKKTSLFVTNDYVAIGFITRFLEMGIAIPEQAAVAGFDDIRLSALCQVPLTTVSQQVFTMGRTAAEDLMNIIKKNGTPPFRRTLDPHLIIRKSTGK, via the coding sequence ATGAAACCCATGACCATTGCCGATATTGCCCGGGAGGCCGGAGTTTCCAAAGCCACGGTTTCCCGTGTTTTGTCCAAGTCCTCTCTGGTACATGAAAGGACCCGGAAAAAAGTCTCTTCTATTATAGATAAGTATGGTTATACTCCCAATATCCTGGCCCAGGGCCTCGCGGGGATGCCCACCAAAACCATCGGCGTGGTGGTGGATGAATTCCCCAATAATTTCTATATCGATTTGGCCGACGGTATCGACAGCGTTATCTCGGTAAATGATTATTTTTTTCAGGTCATGAGTTCCCACTGGATCCCTGAGCGGGAATTACAGGGGGTTCGTTCTCTGATAAACAACCGGGTGGACGGTATTCTGATAACCCCCGCGGCTTCGGATTCCGCAACCGTGGAGGCGCTTAAAAAATCAGGTATTCCCTTTGTGCTGATGAATTGTCGGTCCGATGACCCCGAAGTTTCCTATGTGAGCTGCGATAACTACAAGGGCGGAGCCCTGATGGCGGAACACATCAATTCATTGGATCATGAGCAGATTATCCTGGTTTCGGTATTTGACCACGAATCCGTTCGGGACCGTATTAAGGGTTTTGATGATCATCTCAGGGCCGGCGCGGTACGGACTACCCGATATTCCGACGCCAAGACCTACCAGGACGGATATGTACTGGCCGCGCAGATCGCGGAATCCGATTCCATTAAAACAAAAAAAACCAGCCTTTTTGTGACCAACGATTATGTGGCCATCGGCTTTATCACTCGGTTTCTGGAAATGGGTATCGCCATCCCCGAACAGGCTGCGGTGGCAGGTTTTGACGATATCCGTCTTTCCGCTCTCTGCCAGGTTCCCCTTACGACCGTTTCCCAGCAGGTATTTACTATGGGCCGAACCGCAGCGGAGGATCTTATGAATATCATAAAAAAGAACGGAACCCCCCCCTTCAGGCGGACTCTTGACCCCCATCTTATTATCCGAAAGTCCACCGGCAAGTGA
- a CDS encoding TolC family protein, which produces MKHPCRAGPCVRRLLRLPHSPGLVLAFFLCAAAAFGQAGNSAESPAAGQTVRRITPDEAVELAVQNNLSLESSRVALDTKKRQFSLVWNQFLPEFDVRGTLSRSNEEASPLQPELWSFNGNLSASLNFSFALIEGINSVKVNYQSGLLSFAKARAQMERDIRKSYYQMLLLQENIALLQGSFANAERQVTMAQANYRNGLVPQLTLLQAQVSRDNLKPSIDQMENGLKVAMANFAMSLGLDYDTQFELVPVTGDLNYISLDVKDLITKSANGKPDILELRQSVLAMQSLRKVQALQLYTPYINFAWNYSPTLLGPWDNSWGDGDNWMDRGAFSITLGMSLNSLFPFTKQGQGLKDTDNNLRAQNILLAQAIRGTEIEIYNTVFSLERAQISAETQAQTVALAERSYQLTEEAYRAGLQELLQVQNADLARRQARVQMLEQQFNYRTGLIDLEYSIGVPFGTLSNGGNTK; this is translated from the coding sequence ATGAAACACCCCTGTCGTGCCGGTCCCTGCGTCCGCCGCCTTTTGCGGCTGCCGCATTCCCCCGGCTTGGTTCTAGCCTTTTTCCTCTGTGCCGCAGCGGCCTTTGGTCAAGCCGGAAATTCCGCTGAAAGCCCGGCAGCGGGCCAAACGGTCCGGCGTATCACCCCGGACGAGGCGGTTGAGCTGGCTGTACAGAACAACCTTAGCTTGGAATCTTCCCGGGTAGCCCTGGATACCAAGAAGCGGCAATTCAGTCTGGTATGGAATCAGTTCCTACCGGAGTTTGATGTGCGGGGAACCCTTAGCCGGAGTAACGAGGAGGCTTCTCCGCTTCAACCGGAGCTGTGGAGCTTCAACGGGAACCTTTCTGCATCCCTCAACTTCAGTTTTGCCCTGATCGAAGGTATCAATAGCGTTAAGGTGAATTATCAAAGTGGACTATTAAGCTTTGCCAAGGCCCGGGCGCAGATGGAGCGGGATATACGAAAGTCCTACTACCAGATGCTCCTGCTCCAGGAGAATATCGCCCTGCTGCAGGGAAGTTTTGCTAATGCGGAGCGTCAGGTTACTATGGCTCAGGCGAATTATCGGAACGGTCTCGTTCCCCAGCTTACGTTGCTCCAGGCCCAGGTATCCAGGGATAATTTGAAGCCCTCCATCGACCAGATGGAAAATGGATTGAAGGTTGCTATGGCCAACTTCGCCATGAGCCTTGGCTTGGATTACGATACCCAGTTTGAGCTTGTACCGGTGACCGGTGACCTTAATTATATCTCCCTGGATGTAAAGGATTTGATTACCAAGTCCGCCAACGGGAAGCCGGATATTTTGGAACTGCGGCAGTCCGTTCTTGCCATGCAGAGCTTAAGGAAAGTTCAGGCGCTGCAGCTCTATACACCGTACATCAATTTTGCCTGGAATTATTCTCCCACCTTACTTGGACCTTGGGACAACAGCTGGGGTGACGGGGATAACTGGATGGATCGGGGCGCCTTTTCTATCACCCTGGGTATGAGCCTGAACAGCCTCTTTCCCTTTACCAAACAAGGGCAGGGGCTAAAGGATACGGACAATAATTTACGCGCTCAGAACATCTTGCTTGCCCAGGCCATACGGGGGACGGAGATTGAAATCTACAATACCGTTTTCTCCCTGGAACGGGCGCAGATCTCCGCAGAAACCCAGGCCCAGACCGTAGCTTTGGCGGAACGGAGCTACCAGCTGACCGAAGAAGCGTACCGGGCGGGGCTCCAGGAATTGCTTCAGGTGCAGAATGCGGATCTGGCCCGGCGTCAGGCCAGGGTGCAGATGCTGGAACAACAGTTTAACTATCGTACCGGTCTTATCGACCTGGAATATTCCATAGGAGTTCCATTCGGAACCTTAAGTAATGGGGGAAACACAAAGTGA
- a CDS encoding ABC transporter permease, which translates to MGISVNSIQKTFRARGVGQVIVVTGFLIVLLIIFQTLNNNFLGPRNIQNLLRQIAPFIIVGIAQSFVLITGNIDLSIGSVLGMSCMISATLMTKTVPPLFAAAIALIVCLVIGVANGFLVAQFKLPPFIATLGTMTIARGIAQISNGSRNTRAIDSTENYKLISSDAAASLKSQVEVFRDFFYYHKLFGFLFSTMVIALVLWIIFNFILTSTKTGRHLYAVGSNIEAAKMSGISVLKVTLVAYVVSALCSGVVGLIQTAQSGTGDMSAGNTYELYAVAASVIGGVSTLGGQGLLVGTIVGAAIWSTLSNGLSLANVPVAIQNITVGIIVIISVLSDVVIRRRSK; encoded by the coding sequence ATGGGCATTAGTGTGAATAGCATTCAAAAGACGTTCCGCGCACGCGGGGTAGGACAGGTTATCGTTGTAACGGGCTTTCTGATCGTGCTGCTTATTATCTTCCAGACCTTGAACAACAACTTTCTGGGTCCAAGAAATATTCAGAACCTGCTCAGGCAGATCGCGCCTTTCATTATTGTCGGGATCGCCCAGTCTTTTGTGCTGATTACCGGTAACATTGACCTTTCCATAGGATCCGTACTTGGTATGAGCTGCATGATTTCTGCAACCCTTATGACCAAGACGGTGCCGCCCCTATTTGCCGCGGCTATTGCGCTCATTGTCTGTCTCGTCATCGGCGTTGCCAACGGCTTCCTCGTTGCCCAATTCAAACTTCCGCCCTTCATTGCAACCCTCGGTACCATGACCATAGCCAGGGGTATAGCCCAGATTAGCAATGGCAGCCGCAATACCCGGGCCATTGACTCCACCGAGAATTATAAATTGATAAGTTCCGACGCTGCGGCTTCTTTAAAGTCCCAGGTAGAGGTCTTTCGGGATTTTTTCTACTACCACAAACTATTTGGGTTTTTATTCTCCACCATGGTCATTGCCTTGGTACTCTGGATCATCTTTAACTTTATTCTTACCAGTACCAAGACCGGCCGTCATTTGTATGCGGTGGGCAGCAATATTGAGGCAGCCAAGATGTCCGGTATAAGCGTACTGAAGGTTACCCTGGTGGCCTATGTGGTCAGCGCCCTCTGTTCCGGGGTTGTGGGCCTTATTCAAACAGCCCAGAGCGGTACCGGTGATATGAGCGCCGGAAACACCTACGAGCTGTATGCGGTCGCCGCAAGCGTCATTGGCGGGGTAAGTACCCTCGGCGGACAGGGTCTGCTGGTGGGAACCATAGTAGGAGCGGCCATCTGGTCGACCCTCTCGAACGGCCTTTCCCTGGCAAATGTCCCCGTAGCGATCCAGAATATAACCGTCGGTATTATTGTTATAATTTCTGTGTTGTCCGATGTCGTTATCAGGCGGCGCAGCAAGTAA
- a CDS encoding efflux RND transporter permease subunit, giving the protein MSMAKMAVGRPTTIFIIFALLIGLGVFAMVNMPIDLLPEINPPYLIVYTSYPGAGPEEVERSVTRTLEAALSSVSALEELTSTSSKGTSMVIMEFTYGTDLADAANSVRDALERIRNYMPTGADTPMMFKMDPSMLPIMGLQVTGNRSPEELREISEDTIIPRIEQTPGVATASINGGREKIIRVEVSQNRLEAYGLTVTQIQQMLAGNNAQVSAGSITEGGMNYILTTMGEYTSLEQIRNTVISYKGGGVVNGQVEMPRTIYLRDIADVFEGYKSQESVVLVNGQPSVMLMVQKQSGKNSVQTAKELRARLVKIAGELPQDIKITENFNTTDQIENSLNEVTSSALSGAALAIIVLFIFLRSIKPTLIIGISIPVSIVVTIMLMYFLGLTLNLMTMAGLVLGIGMLVDNSVVILENIYHYREKGAKLQPAAILGTSEMIVAIAASTLTTICVFAPLVMFQGLLEMAGEMFAGLAFTVVISLTISLLVAIFLVPVLGSHYFPLVTRKQKPLSNRFLASIDKAFENFFTGLDNAYRKAVDRVLRHKAIVIGFLVLLFAGSIMLIPKIGWVFMPEQDADSVSITATLPMGTPLVETEATLQKMQLIVQREVQGYDRIVLNAGGGNMFGGSSTNSGSLRINLPDFEQRIDSAENIKTKMRAHFNEFPGVSFSFSGGGFGGGGGMGGSSPAVDIILRTDDLVKGKVLAEQIAQLLRDNVPEVKEPQVSLKDGLPQIEIELDRDRIYSMGLNAYTIGNEIKAAVDGITATRYKDNGINYDVVLVLAEADRSTRPALDHIFVNSQMSGGRVPLSNFATYKEGTGPMSINRENQSRVIHITASGAPGAKLNTLDEKVRNLVQSSIPADEDVVIEYGGGNSEMMKMMGNFLLIVAVAIFLVFGVMASLFESFKDPFIVILTIPLSLIGVVAIYFISGDVFNILTAVGLLVLVGVIVNNGIVLVDYTNLLRKRGYSLHDACVEAAGNRLRPILMTTLTTILGLAPMAFVPGEGSVMTAPIGKTVLGGLAFGTLMTLFLMPTVYYIMNRHSDEQAARAEARRNRIAQGLTRRQAKAQNAARTALEILPDSKIQTQEAGV; this is encoded by the coding sequence ATGAGTATGGCTAAAATGGCGGTCGGAAGGCCGACGACAATATTTATTATTTTTGCGCTTCTCATTGGGCTGGGTGTCTTTGCCATGGTAAATATGCCTATCGACCTGCTTCCTGAAATAAACCCCCCCTATCTGATAGTATACACATCCTATCCCGGGGCTGGCCCCGAAGAGGTTGAACGCAGCGTAACCCGGACCCTGGAGGCGGCGCTATCCAGTGTGTCCGCCCTTGAAGAGCTGACATCCACTTCATCCAAAGGTACCAGTATGGTGATCATGGAGTTTACCTACGGCACCGATTTGGCGGATGCGGCCAACTCCGTCCGGGACGCCCTGGAACGGATCAGAAACTATATGCCCACCGGGGCGGATACTCCCATGATGTTTAAAATGGATCCTTCCATGCTGCCCATCATGGGGCTCCAGGTTACGGGGAACCGTTCCCCGGAGGAACTGCGGGAGATTTCCGAGGACACCATCATTCCCCGGATAGAGCAGACTCCCGGTGTGGCCACCGCGTCGATAAACGGCGGGCGGGAAAAGATCATCCGGGTGGAGGTGTCCCAAAACAGGCTTGAAGCCTACGGCCTTACGGTAACCCAGATCCAACAGATGCTGGCGGGGAACAATGCCCAGGTATCCGCAGGGTCCATCACCGAAGGGGGGATGAACTATATCCTCACCACCATGGGTGAATACACCTCCCTGGAACAGATTCGTAATACGGTCATCTCCTACAAGGGCGGGGGCGTGGTAAACGGCCAGGTGGAGATGCCCCGCACAATTTATCTTAGGGATATTGCCGATGTCTTCGAGGGTTACAAGAGCCAGGAATCGGTAGTATTGGTGAACGGCCAGCCTTCGGTGATGCTCATGGTCCAGAAACAGAGCGGAAAGAATTCGGTGCAGACCGCCAAGGAACTGCGGGCCCGGCTGGTCAAGATCGCCGGTGAGCTTCCCCAGGATATCAAGATAACAGAGAACTTTAACACCACGGATCAGATAGAAAATTCCCTTAATGAAGTAACAAGCAGCGCCCTATCCGGGGCGGCCCTGGCAATTATTGTGCTCTTTATATTCCTCCGGTCCATAAAACCGACCCTGATCATCGGCATCAGTATTCCTGTTTCCATTGTTGTTACTATCATGTTGATGTACTTCTTAGGCCTTACCCTGAATTTAATGACCATGGCGGGGCTGGTCCTGGGTATAGGTATGCTGGTGGATAACTCCGTTGTTATCCTGGAGAATATCTACCATTACCGGGAAAAGGGAGCAAAACTTCAGCCTGCGGCTATTTTGGGCACATCGGAAATGATCGTTGCCATTGCCGCTTCCACCCTGACCACCATCTGCGTATTTGCCCCCCTGGTCATGTTCCAGGGCCTGCTGGAAATGGCCGGCGAAATGTTTGCGGGCTTGGCCTTTACGGTGGTAATATCCCTGACCATCTCCCTGCTGGTGGCAATCTTCCTGGTGCCCGTGTTGGGCAGCCATTACTTCCCCCTGGTAACCCGGAAGCAGAAACCCCTGAGTAATCGTTTCCTCGCTTCCATTGACAAGGCCTTCGAGAATTTCTTCACCGGCCTTGACAATGCATACCGTAAGGCGGTAGATCGGGTGCTGCGGCACAAGGCCATTGTGATAGGGTTCCTGGTCCTGCTTTTTGCCGGAAGCATCATGCTTATCCCCAAAATAGGCTGGGTTTTTATGCCCGAACAGGACGCTGATTCGGTAAGTATTACTGCCACCCTTCCCATGGGAACCCCCCTGGTGGAAACCGAGGCAACCCTGCAGAAAATGCAGCTCATTGTGCAGCGGGAAGTACAGGGCTATGACCGGATCGTTCTGAACGCCGGAGGCGGCAATATGTTCGGCGGTTCCTCGACCAACTCGGGTTCCCTGCGTATCAACCTTCCGGATTTTGAGCAGCGGATCGACAGCGCCGAGAATATTAAAACCAAGATGCGCGCCCACTTTAACGAATTTCCCGGGGTTTCCTTTAGTTTCTCCGGCGGCGGATTTGGCGGCGGCGGCGGTATGGGCGGCAGTAGTCCCGCAGTTGACATCATCCTCCGCACAGATGACCTCGTGAAGGGCAAGGTCTTGGCTGAACAAATTGCACAACTTCTTCGGGATAACGTTCCCGAGGTAAAAGAACCCCAGGTAAGCCTGAAAGACGGACTGCCCCAGATCGAGATTGAACTTGACCGGGACCGGATATACTCCATGGGTCTTAATGCGTACACCATTGGTAATGAGATAAAAGCCGCAGTGGACGGCATCACCGCCACCCGGTACAAAGACAATGGCATCAATTACGATGTGGTGCTGGTTCTGGCGGAAGCGGACCGGAGTACCCGGCCTGCACTGGATCATATTTTTGTGAACAGCCAGATGAGCGGCGGGCGGGTGCCCCTTTCCAACTTTGCCACCTATAAGGAAGGCACCGGCCCTATGTCAATCAACCGTGAAAACCAGAGCCGGGTCATCCATATTACTGCCAGCGGCGCTCCTGGGGCTAAGCTTAATACCCTGGATGAGAAGGTCCGCAACTTGGTTCAGTCGTCAATACCCGCCGATGAGGATGTGGTCATTGAATACGGCGGGGGCAACTCGGAGATGATGAAGATGATGGGTAATTTCTTGCTGATCGTCGCGGTGGCCATTTTCCTGGTCTTCGGGGTTATGGCAAGTTTGTTTGAATCCTTCAAGGATCCCTTCATTGTTATTCTTACTATTCCACTTTCCCTCATCGGTGTGGTGGCAATTTACTTCATCTCCGGCGATGTCTTTAACATCCTTACCGCAGTAGGACTGTTAGTACTGGTAGGGGTTATTGTTAATAACGGTATCGTCCTGGTGGACTACACCAACCTGCTGCGCAAGCGGGGGTACTCTTTGCACGATGCCTGTGTGGAAGCCGCAGGGAACCGGCTCAGGCCCATCCTGATGACCACCCTCACCACCATCCTGGGACTGGCCCCCATGGCATTCGTCCCCGGCGAAGGTTCGGTAATGACTGCGCCTATTGGCAAAACTGTATTGGGGGGCCTTGCCTTCGGCACTCTCATGACCCTGTTCCTCATGCCCACGGTGTATTACATCATGAATAGGCATTCGGACGAACAGGCAGCCCGTGCGGAAGCGCGCCGTAACCGGATTGCCCAGGGTTTAACCCGGAGACAGGCTAAAGCCCAGAACGCGGCAAGGACCGCCCTGGAAATCCTGCCGGATTCCAAGATTCAGACCCAGGAGGCCGGAGTATGA
- a CDS encoding sugar ABC transporter ATP-binding protein, with protein sequence MGDYIVELENINKAFSGVPALKDVHFNLKAGEVHALLGENGAGKSTLVKILSGVYTKDSGTVKVFGETVDALNPKIAAELGIAIIHQELNLCSHLTVAENIFLGKELTKHGLLDKRTANEKARELLKSLNIDLNPEMLVGDLQVSKQQMVEIAKALSKNARVLIMDEPTSALTATEIEELFKIIKTLKGKGHGIVYISHRLEELQHIVDRVTVLRDGTYVITADFKETTQPQLISHMVGRDIKEKFPRVECPVGKTVLEVKNLNAGRLVRDISFELHEGEIVGIAGLMGAGRTETTRALYGIDPKQSGEIILDGKSITINKPADSIRSGIVLIPEDRKKDGLFTKLSIKSNIGMPNLDLLSDALGIVNKGKEKGMALKAVDDLKIKLSGLESDAANLSGGNQQKVVVGKWMSRSFRVAIFDEPTRGIDVAAKIEIYNIINRLKQDGVGILFVSSELPEILGISDRIIVMCDGRITGAMSRAEATQETILDLATRFEKKIA encoded by the coding sequence ATGGGTGACTATATCGTTGAACTGGAAAATATAAATAAGGCATTTTCCGGTGTTCCAGCCCTCAAGGATGTCCATTTCAATCTCAAGGCTGGGGAAGTACATGCGCTTCTGGGGGAGAATGGGGCGGGAAAGTCCACCCTGGTAAAAATACTCAGCGGGGTCTATACCAAGGACTCCGGTACGGTCAAGGTTTTCGGTGAAACCGTTGATGCCCTCAACCCAAAAATAGCGGCGGAACTGGGTATAGCGATTATCCATCAGGAACTGAACCTGTGTTCCCACCTCACGGTTGCGGAAAATATATTCCTCGGCAAAGAACTGACCAAACACGGGCTCTTGGACAAGCGGACCGCCAACGAAAAGGCCAGGGAACTTCTCAAAAGCCTTAATATTGATTTAAACCCGGAAATGCTCGTGGGCGACCTGCAGGTTTCAAAGCAGCAGATGGTAGAGATTGCAAAGGCCCTTTCGAAAAACGCCCGGGTGCTTATCATGGACGAGCCTACTTCGGCCCTTACGGCGACCGAGATTGAAGAACTGTTTAAGATAATCAAAACTCTCAAGGGAAAAGGCCACGGGATTGTTTACATATCCCACCGGCTGGAAGAACTGCAGCATATTGTTGATCGGGTTACCGTGCTCCGGGACGGGACCTATGTCATCACCGCGGACTTCAAAGAAACTACCCAGCCGCAGTTGATTTCCCACATGGTCGGCCGGGACATTAAAGAAAAGTTCCCCCGGGTCGAGTGCCCGGTGGGGAAGACCGTGCTTGAGGTAAAAAATCTCAATGCCGGCCGGCTGGTCCGGGACATCAGTTTTGAACTGCATGAAGGGGAGATCGTAGGAATAGCCGGCCTCATGGGCGCAGGGAGAACGGAAACGACCCGGGCTTTGTACGGGATAGACCCAAAACAGTCGGGGGAGATTATCCTTGACGGCAAGAGTATCACCATTAACAAGCCCGCAGACTCCATTCGTTCGGGGATTGTGCTTATCCCGGAGGACCGCAAGAAGGACGGGCTTTTTACCAAGCTTTCCATAAAGAGCAATATCGGTATGCCGAACCTGGATCTGCTTTCCGACGCCCTGGGGATTGTAAACAAGGGCAAGGAAAAGGGGATGGCCCTTAAGGCGGTGGACGATTTGAAGATAAAGCTGTCCGGCCTGGAAAGCGATGCGGCAAATCTGTCCGGCGGGAACCAGCAAAAAGTCGTGGTAGGCAAATGGATGTCCAGGAGCTTCCGGGTTGCGATCTTTGACGAACCCACCAGGGGTATTGATGTTGCCGCCAAAATAGAAATTTACAATATCATTAACCGGCTTAAGCAGGACGGCGTCGGTATCCTTTTCGTATCCTCAGAGCTGCCGGAAATATTGGGAATCTCGGACCGGATCATCGTTATGTGCGACGGCAGAATAACCGGGGCAATGTCCAGGGCGGAAGCCACCCAGGAGACCATATTGGACCTGGCGACACGGTTCGAAAAAAAGATAGCGTAG
- a CDS encoding TetR/AcrR family transcriptional regulator — MNKTDIIETAFQVWGRELFKTTSLSQIAQALGVTKPALYRHFESRGALLDGMYGYYCDHYVGFMKASYEKAVESRDINQGILLMARNFAEYYARHKYIFIFSLIEVYGDKNRDKDILRQFAIRGMDVKKHWFFLEAGDDHPSKAQLIVTAIFFLVTLFHKSRHGKTGEPTNEEIQQFISFAEGVISHGLGFDKNLVNALDFEKLEKSGGHQIPPEGENEGLLKAVAGAVAEAGPWNASMDMVAQRSGLSKSGLYAHFKSKADMLGQMFIAEFDRIVDYAELEQSRSELPEEQFYLAIAAIANYLRSRPEILITLDWIRTRRLDLGVTVPPRIYRIFADIKLEGAGENPGGLALSGETLSQWILFLVVNTLMRRPERFSFSDVSNTSFQILYKFIVLGIEGW, encoded by the coding sequence ATGAATAAAACAGATATAATAGAAACAGCGTTCCAGGTATGGGGCCGGGAACTGTTTAAAACTACCAGTCTTTCTCAAATTGCGCAAGCCCTTGGGGTTACTAAGCCGGCTTTGTATCGTCATTTTGAGAGCAGGGGCGCCCTTCTGGATGGTATGTACGGGTATTACTGCGATCACTATGTGGGCTTTATGAAGGCGTCCTACGAGAAGGCGGTGGAAAGCCGGGATATTAACCAGGGGATACTCCTCATGGCCCGGAATTTCGCCGAATATTACGCTCGGCATAAGTATATTTTCATTTTTTCTTTAATCGAGGTCTACGGCGATAAAAACCGGGATAAGGATATTTTGCGGCAATTCGCGATCCGCGGAATGGATGTAAAGAAACACTGGTTTTTCCTTGAGGCAGGGGATGATCATCCCAGCAAAGCCCAGTTGATTGTTACTGCCATTTTCTTTTTGGTTACCCTTTTTCATAAAAGCAGGCACGGAAAAACCGGGGAACCTACAAATGAAGAAATCCAGCAGTTTATTTCCTTTGCCGAGGGGGTTATTTCCCATGGGCTTGGTTTTGATAAAAACCTGGTGAATGCCCTGGATTTTGAAAAATTGGAGAAGTCCGGCGGCCATCAGATTCCCCCGGAGGGGGAGAACGAAGGGCTGCTCAAGGCGGTTGCCGGGGCGGTTGCCGAGGCGGGACCCTGGAACGCTTCCATGGATATGGTTGCCCAGCGTTCGGGGCTCTCCAAAAGCGGCCTCTATGCCCACTTCAAAAGCAAGGCGGATATGCTGGGCCAAATGTTTATCGCCGAATTCGATAGGATAGTGGATTACGCTGAGTTGGAGCAAAGCCGATCCGAGCTGCCGGAGGAGCAGTTTTACCTGGCCATAGCGGCCATAGCCAATTATCTCCGGTCCCGGCCGGAGATCCTTATCACCCTGGATTGGATCAGGACCCGGCGGCTGGACCTGGGGGTTACGGTGCCGCCGCGGATTTATCGGATCTTTGCGGATATCAAATTGGAAGGCGCCGGGGAGAACCCGGGCGGATTGGCACTTTCAGGGGAAACCCTGTCCCAATGGATACTCTTTCTCGTCGTTAACACCCTTATGAGGAGGCCCGAGAGGTTCTCTTTTTCGGATGTGTCTAATACAAGTTTTCAAATTCTATATAAATTTATTGTTTTAGGAATAGAAGGATGGTAA
- a CDS encoding efflux RND transporter periplasmic adaptor subunit, which produces MKRIQYRGAIVVALVVIAMVFSGCSQIKASQDKKKAGPGGAAAAPAVPVFAVNTTLAVQGQILDYLALSGDIVSGTSVDTYSDAAGKITRVYVAVGDRVNRNDPVAAVDPSKPGMTYQANIARAPIAGIVTSLPAQMGMTISQAVPLARIAGGNALEIKLYVAERFISKIALRQPCQITLDAWPGEVFRGSVTEISPVVDAASRTMEVRINVENPGSKLKAGMFAKVRVITEEKSNIVKIPAGAMLQRSDENYVFTVATDPTDPAFRIARRQVITPGILVDSVLEVQQGLTPNQEIIVRGQTLLEDGSRINVIEQVAPLSAAN; this is translated from the coding sequence GTGAAAAGAATACAGTATAGGGGCGCCATCGTTGTGGCGCTTGTTGTCATAGCCATGGTTTTTTCGGGATGCAGCCAGATCAAGGCCTCTCAGGATAAGAAAAAGGCAGGTCCCGGGGGTGCAGCTGCGGCGCCGGCGGTTCCGGTATTTGCGGTGAATACCACCTTGGCGGTTCAGGGGCAGATCCTGGATTACCTCGCCTTATCCGGGGATATCGTATCCGGTACGTCGGTGGACACCTATTCCGATGCCGCCGGGAAGATAACCCGGGTTTACGTTGCCGTGGGTGACCGGGTTAACCGGAACGATCCGGTGGCGGCGGTGGACCCCTCCAAGCCGGGGATGACCTACCAGGCTAATATCGCCCGGGCGCCCATTGCGGGGATTGTAACATCCCTGCCCGCCCAAATGGGGATGACCATAAGCCAGGCGGTGCCCCTGGCAAGGATCGCCGGGGGGAATGCCCTGGAGATCAAGCTCTATGTGGCGGAACGGTTTATTTCCAAGATAGCCCTGCGGCAGCCCTGTCAGATTACCCTGGACGCCTGGCCCGGGGAAGTTTTCCGGGGCAGTGTTACTGAGATATCTCCGGTGGTAGATGCCGCTTCCCGAACCATGGAGGTGCGGATCAATGTGGAGAACCCCGGTTCAAAACTGAAAGCGGGGATGTTCGCCAAGGTACGGGTCATCACCGAAGAAAAAAGTAATATTGTGAAGATCCCCGCCGGCGCCATGCTCCAGCGTTCCGACGAAAACTATGTGTTTACGGTGGCCACGGATCCTACGGACCCCGCTTTCCGCATTGCCCGGCGTCAGGTAATAACCCCGGGTATTCTGGTGGACAGCGTTCTGGAAGTGCAGCAGGGGCTTACCCCTAATCAGGAAATTATCGTCCGGGGCCAAACCCTTCTGGAGGATGGTTCACGGATCAACGTGATTGAACAGGTTGCGCCCTTAAGCGCCGCCAATTAA